From Echeneis naucrates chromosome 7, fEcheNa1.1, whole genome shotgun sequence, one genomic window encodes:
- the LOC115046475 gene encoding tumor necrosis factor receptor superfamily member 14-like isoform X2 produces the protein MIPRRNTVTAASLLLLMIGFFRGNSLSCHPAEYEIKDECCPKCQPGTHVKKDCTEFMSTSCQTCSNGTFMSQITGLKYCLPCTNCDTGSGVKVKRSCTKTLDAICEPLEGFYCIDTKEDSCVAAEKHSECKPGQYIITKGTASKDTLCSDCSHGTFSDGTLTSCRPQTKCDAENHLIKPGTAAADAECVGNVEETGWGPTVELTTDEKPTL, from the exons CTATTGATGATCGGATTCTTCAGAGGAAATAGTCTGTCATGTCATCCAGCagaatatgaaataaaagacgAATGTTGTCCTAAATGTCAACCTG GAACTCATGTTAAAAAAGATTGCACAGAGTTCATGAGTACGTCCTGTCAGACCTGCTCTAATGGAACCTTCATGAGTCAAATCACTGGACTTAAATATTGTCTTCCCTGCACAAACTGTGACACAG GTTCTGGTGTGAAGGTTAAGAGGTCATGCACAAAAACATTGGATGCAATTTGTGAACCACTGGAAGGATTCTACTGTATAGACACCAAAGAAGACAGCtgtgtggcagcagagaaacactCGGAATGTAAACCAGGACAATACATCATCACAAAAG GAACAGCCTCCAAGGATACTTTGTGCTCTGATTGCAGTCATGGAACTTTCTCAGATGGGACATTAACATCTTGTCGACCACAAACAAA ATGTGATGCAGAAAACCATCTGATAAAACCAGGAACTGCTGCCGCTGATGCTGAATGTGTAGGAAACG tGGAAGAGACTGGCTGGGGACCAACAGTTGAATTGACAACTGATGAGAAACCAACCTTGTAA
- the LOC115046475 gene encoding tumor necrosis factor receptor superfamily member 14-like isoform X1, with translation MIPRRNTVTAASLLLLMIGFFRGNSLSCHPAEYEIKDECCPKCQPGTHVKKDCTEFMSTSCQTCSNGTFMSQITGLKYCLPCTNCDTGSGVKVKRSCTKTLDAICEPLEGFYCIDTKEDSCVAAEKHSECKPGQYIITKGTASKDTLCSDCSHGTFSDGTLTSCRPQTKCDAENHLIKPGTAAADAECVGNGSLTAAMIMEETGWGPTVELTTDEKPTL, from the exons CTATTGATGATCGGATTCTTCAGAGGAAATAGTCTGTCATGTCATCCAGCagaatatgaaataaaagacgAATGTTGTCCTAAATGTCAACCTG GAACTCATGTTAAAAAAGATTGCACAGAGTTCATGAGTACGTCCTGTCAGACCTGCTCTAATGGAACCTTCATGAGTCAAATCACTGGACTTAAATATTGTCTTCCCTGCACAAACTGTGACACAG GTTCTGGTGTGAAGGTTAAGAGGTCATGCACAAAAACATTGGATGCAATTTGTGAACCACTGGAAGGATTCTACTGTATAGACACCAAAGAAGACAGCtgtgtggcagcagagaaacactCGGAATGTAAACCAGGACAATACATCATCACAAAAG GAACAGCCTCCAAGGATACTTTGTGCTCTGATTGCAGTCATGGAACTTTCTCAGATGGGACATTAACATCTTGTCGACCACAAACAAA ATGTGATGCAGAAAACCATCTGATAAAACCAGGAACTGCTGCCGCTGATGCTGAATGTGTAGGAAACGGTAGTTTGACCGCAGCTAtgatca tGGAAGAGACTGGCTGGGGACCAACAGTTGAATTGACAACTGATGAGAAACCAACCTTGTAA